One region of Populus trichocarpa isolate Nisqually-1 chromosome 4, P.trichocarpa_v4.1, whole genome shotgun sequence genomic DNA includes:
- the LOC7477851 gene encoding auxin-induced protein 15A: MGFRLSAIVRAKQVLQLSPSATSQAASNVPKGCLAVYVGEIQKKRFVIPISYLNQPNFQELLSQAEEEFGYVHPMGGLTIPCREDIFLAVISCLSQS; this comes from the coding sequence ATGGGTTTCCGTTTGTCAGCAATTGTGCGTGCTAAGCAAGTCCTTCAGCTTTCTCCATCCGCAACAAGCCAAGCAGCTTCTAATGTCCCAAAGGGCTGCCTAGCAGTTTATGTTGGAGAAATCCAAAAGAAGAGATTTGTCATTCCAATATCATACTTGAACCAGCCTAATTTTCAAGAGTTGCTAAGTCAAGCTGAAGAAGAATTCGGATATGTTCATCCTATGGGTGGTCTAACAATTCCTTGCAGAGAAGACATTTTCCTTGCTGTCATTTCTTGCTTAAGTCAGTCGTGA